From Pseudomonas fluorescens:
GCGTTGCCACTGCCACCGGATGGCTTGATGGTCTGATACCAACAGGTGATAAGACTCACCACTTTGATAGTTAGCTAGATAACTAAAGTAGTTGTTTTATTATTTCCACCTATAAATAAAAAATTGCTTAATCAGTCACGTATTTTTCACATCCGTTTCAACACATTAACACCCATAAGGCCGTGAAGTTCGCGGCCCAGGAAAGGGGTGAGCCGCGATGTCCATGAGAGCCTTGAAGTTGAACTTTCGTACCACGCTATGTTTTGGCGTGGTGTGCCTTCTACTGTTGATACAAGGGGCCATGACGCTGATAAAAGTCGACAAAGTTTATTCGTCGACTGTCGATATAGAAACTAACTGGCTGCCCAGTATTCGCCTGGGCGGTGAGATAGATGCGGCGTTTTACAAGCTGCGTCTTGATCTGCGTCGTTTTGCCATGGAAAGCGACCACCAGGACCCCGCGTCCCTTGAGAAACTCAAAAGCATTCGTGCTGCCGCGCTTGAAGTTGCCGAGCGCTATGCACCGTTAGTGTCGAGCCCCGAGGAACAGGCCAAGTACAACCAGGCAATGAGCGGGATCAAGAACTACGTCCAGAAAACCGATGAGTTTCTTGCGCAAGTCTCCACCCTGTCCCCTGAGCAGATGTCGACTTACTTGCGTGACGTCAACGGGCCTATTGCGCTTGAAGTGCAACGCTCCATCAGCGAACTGATCGAGTTGAATGCCCGCGGCTCCAGCCAGGCGGTGCAAGTTGCCTCCGGTGAGTATCAAGCCGCGCGTCTGTTTACCTGGCTACTGATGATCGGTTCAGTGCTGGTCACCCTCGTGGTTGCGCGTTTGTTTACCCGCAGCATTATCAAGCCGGTACGTGAATTGTTGGTGTCGACCGGCAAAATTGCCGACGGCGATTTGCGTGTCGCCATCGCCGTCAACGGCAATGACGAGTTGACCGAATTACAACGGTCGACCGCGTCCATGCAAATGAACCTGAAAAGCACCTTGCAGCATATTTCTGAGGCGTCCGGGCAGTTGGCCTCGGCTGCGGAAGAGATGAGCGCCATTACCCGCGAGTCCAGTGCAGGGATTGAACGCCAAAGCATGGAGACGGATCAGGCGGCCACGGCGGTTAACGAGATGACGGCGGCGGTGGAAGAAGTGGCGCGCAATGCGGTTTCGGCTTCCCAGTCGACGCAAGACTCCCAGCGCTCGGCCAAAGTTGGCCATGAGCGGGTGACGCAAACCATCGCCTCGATCGAGAAACTCAGCGCCACGGTGCAGCAGACCGGTATCGAAGTCGAAGGGTTGGCCAAGCAGGCACAGGACATCGCCCGGGTGGTTGAAGTCATTCGCTCGATTGCCGAGCAAACCAACCTGCTGGCCTTGAACGCGGCCATTGAAGCCGCCAGGGCAGGGGAGCAGGGGCGGGGCTTTGCGGTGGTGGCCGACGAAGTGCGGGCACTGGCCCATAGAACGCAAACCTCGACCCAGGAAATCGAGCAGATGATTGCGAAAATCCAGACGTGCTCCAGTGACGCGGTGTCTTCCATGGCCCTCAACCGCAACGAAGCGCTGGACTCGTTGAAGATCGCCCATGAAGCGGGCCTGGCCATTACTCAGATCACCGAGGCCATCACGGATATCAATGACCGTAACCTGTTGATTGCGACCGCCTCCGAGGAGCAGGCCCACGTGGCCCGGTCCGTGGACCAGAACCTGATCAGTATTCGCGATCTTTCCATCCAGAGTTCGTCGGCGGCCGGTCAGACCTCGATCGCCAGCCAAGAGCTGTCGAGGCTGGCGGTGGACCTCAAGCAGATCGTGTCGAAATTTGCCGTAGCCTGATCACACCTGCGAAATACCCCCGGAGCATGCAACGGCATGGACGCCACGCAGGATGGCTTTAGAGCTGATTCAACGGAATCTTCAGGTACACCACCCCATTCCCCTCCGCGGGCGGCATATTGCCCGCTCGCACATTCACCTGGATCGCCGGCAACAACAGCGTGGGCATCCCAAGGCCCGCATCGCGCTGGGTACGCATCGCCACAAACGCCGCTTCGTCCACCCCGTCATGCACATGAATATTCCCCGCGCGCTGCTCGGCCACGGTGGTCAGGCATTGGGCCGCGCGGCCCTCGGGTGGGTAGTCATGGCACACGTACAGCCGGGTCTGGGGTGGGAAGGCCAGGAGTTTGCGCATCGACGCATACAACTGGCGCGCATCGCCGCCGGGGAAGTCACAGCGGGCGGTGCCGACATCCGGCATGAACAGGGTGTCGCCCACCAGGATCAACTGGTCGTCGATCAGGTAGGCCATGTCCGCTGGCGTATGCCCGGGGACGTGCAGGGCCTGGGCCTTCAGAGAGCCGATGTGGAACACCTCATCCGGTGCAAACAGGTGATCGAACTGCGAACCGTCGACGCGAAATTCCGGCTCCAGATTGAACAGGTTCTTGAACACGTCCTGCACCTTGCTGATGCACTGGCCAATGGCGATCTTGCCGCCCAGTATCCGCCGCAAGTACGGCGCGGCAGACAGATGGTCCGCATGGGCGTGGGTCTCCAGCAGCCACTGCACCTGCAGGTGATGTTCGCGCACAAAAGCAATCACCTTATCGGCCTGGGCGGTGTCGGTGCGTCCGGACGCCGGGTCGTAGTTGAGCACCGAGTCGACGATGGCGCAGGCGCTGCCATCGGTTTCATAGACGACGTAGGTGTAGGTCGACGATGCCTCGTCCAGAAAGGCTTGAATCAACGCTGGCATGGCGGCTGTCCCCGGTGAGGAAAAAAGTGATTACAATCAGTTTACATTTACACATAATGTTTTGAGCTTAAGTGAGAGAAAGGACCCGCGGCAAATGGAATCTACTCTGAGTGAAGGCGAAGTCGCCCAGTTGCGCGCGTCGGCGTCCAAGGCGTGTTCCTTGCTCAAGGCCCTGGCCAACGAGGATCGCTTGTTGATCCTGTGCCAGTTGACCCAGGGGGAGCGCAATGTCGGCGAGCTGGAAACCATGACCGGTGTGCGCCAGCCCACGCTGTCACAACAGTTGGGCATCCTGCGCGACGAAGGGCTGGTGTCGACCCGCCGCGAAGGTAAATACATCTTCTACGGCCTGGCCAGCCACGAAGTGATCCAAGTGATGAAGACCTTGTCCGGTCTTTACTGCGGCGCGGTCATGAAAAGCTGGGCGTGAGGCCATACGGCAGCGACCCTTGTGTGCATGACGATAAGAAAGGCGATCGACCATGAATGACCAACACTGGGGACCGACCATCAGTGGCGATATCGTTGTCACCGGCGGTTCGGCAGGCATTGGCCTGCTCAAGGGCCGTGAGTGGCAGACCCGTCTGACCAAGGTGGATTGAATGCTGCTGGCCAGTCTTTTGGGGATGTTGATGGGCCTGGTCATGGGCCTGACCGGTGCCGGTGGTGGCATCCTCGGGGTGCCGGCGTTGGTACTGGGCCTGGGGTTGAGCATGACCCAGGCCGCGCCGGTGTCGTTGCTTGCCGTGGGCGCGGCGGCGGCGGTCGGGGCGATCGATGGGTTGCGCCACGGCCTGGTCCGTTATCGCGCCGCGTTGTTGATCGCCTTGCTCGGTGCGCTGTTTTCACCCTTGGGCGTATTTCTCGCCCACCAAATGCCCGAGCCACTGCTGATGGGCCTGTTCAGTGCGCTGATGGTGCTGGTGGCCTGGCGCATGCTGCAGCGCGAAAAGGTCGAGACCGGGCCGAGTGACCATGGCGCCGCGTCCTGGGGCCAGAAAAACTGCATGCTCGACCAGCAGACCGGGCGCCTGGCCTGGACCGCCAAATGCAGCGCGACCTTGGCCGCGTTGGGCGCGGTGACCGGTGCCGTGTCGGGCCTGCTTGGGGTCGGCGGTGGCTTTCTGATCGTGCCGGCGTTCAAGCAACTGACCGATGTGCAGATGCGTGGCATCGTCGCCACCTCGTTGATGGTGATCAGCCTGATCTCGTTGATCGGTGTGGCGGGCGCCATGCAGGCCGGTGTGAGCATCGAAGCGGTGGGCTGGGTGTTTATCGGCGCGAGCATCGTCGGCATGCTCATCGGCCGGCGCCTGTGTGCGCATAGCCCTGCGCGCACCTTGCAAGTGGGGTTCGCCAGCCTGTGTGTCCTGGTGGCCCTCGGCATGTTGGTCAAGGCCGGTCTTACGTCCTAAGTGCCGGGCCTGTCTCCGGGCCCGTCTTACGCCCCATTTGCCGGGCTCCCCCGGCCCGCCCAAAGCACCCTCAAATCACGGCCAAGGCAGCGTAGGCCGGGGCCTGGCATCTTTCGATAATCGCCTCCGACATCACGTCCCTGTTGCGGAGCGCACCATGCATAACAATAAGAACCTCCCCCTGCGTCTGTTACCTGCTTTTATTCTCAGCCTCGGGCTCAGCCCGTTCGCCGATGCGGAAATCATGCTGTATGACAAAGACGACACGACCTTTTCCACCGATGGCTACATCAACGCCTTCTACGTCAACAGCAAGGTGGACCGCGCCGGAGACCAATACGATCGGCGCCAGGCGCGGGTGAAGATGGGCTTCTTGCCCAACTACCTGGGCTTCAACATGAGCAAGCAGGCTGACGACCTCAAGCTCGGCGCCCGCGCATCGTTCTGGGTGACCATCAACGACAGCGAAACCAATGGCACCGACACCGCCATCGACGTGCGCCAGTTCTACGGCACCGTGGCCAACCCGGAGTGGGGCGAGGTGCTGATCGGCAAGGATTTCGGCCTGTTCGCGCGCTCCAATATCCTGCTCGATGAGCTGCTCGCGGGCTACGGTCAGGTCAGCGACAGCCTCGGCCTGGTGGATGGCGGCGGGGTGTCGTTCGGCAATATCGGCAGCGGTTACCCGTACCCGTTCCCCACCTCGCAGATCACCTACCGCACCCCGGTGATGGATGGCCTACGCATTGCCGTGGGCATCCTCGACCCGGTGGATACCAACGACAGCAGCCCCCAAGGCAAGGCCTACCAGAAGAACCCGCGCACCGAGAGCGAGGTCACCTACCAGTTCGACCTCGGCGGGGCGAAAATCTACAGCTGGCTCAACGGCAGCTACCAGACCTCCGACAACACCGACTCGACCGTGGCGTCCGTCACCTCCAAGGGCCTGGGCTATGGCGTGCAGGCGAAAATGGGCGGCCTGTCCTTGACCGGCTCGGGCTTCCAGGCCAAGGGCATCAACCCGTTCTTCACCAACAATGCCGGCGAGGCGACCCTGCGTAATGTCGACAGCAACGGCTACCTGCTCCAGGGCTCGTACAAGCTGGGCAAGAACCGCCTGGCGTTGTCCTATGGCAAGACCCAGGACGACGGCAACGGCGTGGTGGGCAGCGGCGCGGATTATGAGACCCGGGGCATTGCACTGTTCCACGACGTGAATGCCAACCTGAAGCTGGTGGCCGAGTACAACCAGTTCCAGATCAAGGGGCATGACACCCGCGCGCAGAATGAAGACACCGATACCTTCGCCGTCGGAGCCGTGCTCACCTGGTAACCCCTGCACTGCAATCCAACTGGAGGGGCGGTGCGATACCGTGAAACTTCATCCCATCGCATCCCCCCACCCAGTACCCAAGTAGCATAGGTCCCGCCCCCCGCCCTTCGTACACTCATGCCTCAGAGGGGGAACCAACGATGCACAACAGTGAAGGCGTAGTCAGTGCCATGTCCCAGGCGATCGATGCCAGGCAGGCCGCCGAGGAATTGGCCGAGCAACTGCTGCATCCATACCTGGGCTTCGTGCTGTTTTTCTGCTCAGCCTCCTACGATCTACAGGCCCTGGGCCAGGCCCTGCAACAGTGCTTCGGCAGCGTACGGGTGGTGGGCTGTACCAGTGCCGGCGAGATCACGCCTGAAGGCTATGGCCGTAATTGCGTCACGGCAATGGGCTTTAACCACGCGCACTTTTCCATCGCCACCGAATTGATCGACCAGGTGGAACACTTCAGCCTGATCGACGCCCAGCAGATGGTCGAACGTCTCGTGGGCGGCTGTCGCAGCAACACCCTGGCGCCGATCAAGGGCAATACCTTCGCCCTGACCTTGCTCGATGGTTTGTCCAGTCGTGAAGAAATGGTGCTCGCCGCCCTCAGTGCCGCGCTTGGCGACATTCCGCACTTCGGCGGTTCGGCCGGTGACGACAACTTCCTCACCCACACTCACGTGTACTTCAACGGCGCCTTCCACAGCGGTGCGGCGGTGGTGGTGCTGGTCAATACCTGGTTGGATTTCGAGGTCTTCACCACTCACCACATTCTGCCGCGCAGCGAAAAGCTGGTGGTGACCGGCGCCGACAGCCCGTCGCGCCGGGTCTTTGAACTCAACGCCGAACCCGCCGCCGAAGAATACGCGCGGCATATCGGCGTGGCCGTGGCTGACCTTGACCACCGTATCTTCGCCGCCCACCCGCTGGCGGTGCGTATCCATGACCAGTACTACGTGCGGGCGATCCAGCAGGTGCATGACGACCTGAGCCTGAGTTTCTACTGTGCGGTGGAAAACGGCATCGTGCTCACCGTGATGAAGCCGGGGCCGATCCTGCCGAACCTGGAAAACCTGTTCGACGGCCTGCAATCGCGTCTTGGCGACTTGCTGCTGACCATTGGTTGCGACTGCTTCCTGCGGCGCCTGGAGCTGGAAGACAGCGACAACCTCGAACAAATCGGCTGCTTTCTGCGTGACCATCGGGTGATGGGGTTCAACACCTACGGAGAACAGTTCAATGGCATGCATATCAACCAAACCTTCACCGGCGTCGCCATTGCCCGAGGTCGAGCTCCTGGATCGCACTGAACTGTTGGCCGAGGTGGCGCGACTGCGCCAGGACAACCACAAGCTGGCGCGGATCAATGCGGCGTTGATCGAGCGTATCGAGTCCGGCGTGACCCAGGGCAATGACCCGTACACCACCTTCCAGCATTCGGTGGTGCTGGCCGAACAAGTGCGCGAGCGCACCGACGCACTCAACCAGGCGATGGCCGAACTGCGCGCCAGCAACCATTTGTTGATCAACGCCCGGCTGCGCGCCGAAACGCTGCGGCGGGAACAGGCCGCCGCGCAAAAAGCCCAGGAAAGCGAGCGCTGGATTCGCCTGATCACCGACCATGTGCCGGCCCTGATCGGCTACCTGAATGCCGACCTGGTGTATGAGTTCACCAACAAAGTCTACGAAGAATGGTACTGCTGGCCACGGGGCATGATGCTCGGGCAGAGCCTGCGCGAAGTGCACAGTGAACAGCACTGCCAGCGCCTGGATGCGTATGTCGCTCGCGCGCTGGCGGGGGAGAGCGTGACCTTCGAATTCGCCGAAACCAATATCAAGAACCAGGAGCGCTACATGCTGCGCTCCTACGTGCCCAACCGCCTGGCCAATGGCGAAGTGGTGGGGATTTTCGTGCTGATCCGCGACATCACCGAACGCCGCCGCACCGCCGAAGCCTTGCATCAGGCTTACCTGCATCTGGAGCAGCGCGTCGCCCAGCGCACCTCGGAGCTGACCTCGCTCAACGACCAACTGCTGCGCGAGATCGACGAGCGCCGCCGGGTGGAGTCACGCCTGCGTGAAGCCAAGCTGGAGGCGGAACAGGCCAACCTGTCGAAAACCAAATTCCTCGCCGCCGTCAGCCACGACCTGCTGCAACCGCTGAACGCCGCGCGGCTGTTCACCGGTGCCTTGCTCGAACGCCGCGAGCCCCAGGCCAATGAAACCCTGGTGCGCAACGTGAGCAATTCCCTGG
This genomic window contains:
- a CDS encoding PAS domain-containing hybrid sensor histidine kinase/response regulator; the encoded protein is MACISTKPSPASPLPEVELLDRTELLAEVARLRQDNHKLARINAALIERIESGVTQGNDPYTTFQHSVVLAEQVRERTDALNQAMAELRASNHLLINARLRAETLRREQAAAQKAQESERWIRLITDHVPALIGYLNADLVYEFTNKVYEEWYCWPRGMMLGQSLREVHSEQHCQRLDAYVARALAGESVTFEFAETNIKNQERYMLRSYVPNRLANGEVVGIFVLIRDITERRRTAEALHQAYLHLEQRVAQRTSELTSLNDQLLREIDERRRVESRLREAKLEAEQANLSKTKFLAAVSHDLLQPLNAARLFTGALLERREPQANETLVRNVSNSLEDVENLLGTLVDISKLDAGVIKADIAPFALSELLDNLAVEYTELARSEGLALHFIGCSALVRSDIQLLARILRNLLSNAIRYTYQGRIVLGCRRQHQRLSIQVWDSGMGIAEERLEEIFQEFKRGDVQRRDQDRGLGLGLAIVEKIAGILGHRITVKSWPGKGSMFSVEVPLSATAPRSLPMPAMTEPMLERLQGARVWVLDNDAAICAGMRTLLEGWGCSVITALSEQDLARQVDNYHAEADLLIADYHLDDEQNGVDAVARINARRASPIPAMMITANYNNELKLQIRELGHTLMHKPVRPMKLKTAMSHLLGK
- a CDS encoding sulfite exporter TauE/SafE family protein, translating into MLLASLLGMLMGLVMGLTGAGGGILGVPALVLGLGLSMTQAAPVSLLAVGAAAAVGAIDGLRHGLVRYRAALLIALLGALFSPLGVFLAHQMPEPLLMGLFSALMVLVAWRMLQREKVETGPSDHGAASWGQKNCMLDQQTGRLAWTAKCSATLAALGAVTGAVSGLLGVGGGFLIVPAFKQLTDVQMRGIVATSLMVISLISLIGVAGAMQAGVSIEAVGWVFIGASIVGMLIGRRLCAHSPARTLQVGFASLCVLVALGMLVKAGLTS
- a CDS encoding porin — its product is MHNNKNLPLRLLPAFILSLGLSPFADAEIMLYDKDDTTFSTDGYINAFYVNSKVDRAGDQYDRRQARVKMGFLPNYLGFNMSKQADDLKLGARASFWVTINDSETNGTDTAIDVRQFYGTVANPEWGEVLIGKDFGLFARSNILLDELLAGYGQVSDSLGLVDGGGVSFGNIGSGYPYPFPTSQITYRTPVMDGLRIAVGILDPVDTNDSSPQGKAYQKNPRTESEVTYQFDLGGAKIYSWLNGSYQTSDNTDSTVASVTSKGLGYGVQAKMGGLSLTGSGFQAKGINPFFTNNAGEATLRNVDSNGYLLQGSYKLGKNRLALSYGKTQDDGNGVVGSGADYETRGIALFHDVNANLKLVAEYNQFQIKGHDTRAQNEDTDTFAVGAVLTW
- the nosP gene encoding nitric oxide-sensing protein NosP, which encodes MHNSEGVVSAMSQAIDARQAAEELAEQLLHPYLGFVLFFCSASYDLQALGQALQQCFGSVRVVGCTSAGEITPEGYGRNCVTAMGFNHAHFSIATELIDQVEHFSLIDAQQMVERLVGGCRSNTLAPIKGNTFALTLLDGLSSREEMVLAALSAALGDIPHFGGSAGDDNFLTHTHVYFNGAFHSGAAVVVLVNTWLDFEVFTTHHILPRSEKLVVTGADSPSRRVFELNAEPAAEEYARHIGVAVADLDHRIFAAHPLAVRIHDQYYVRAIQQVHDDLSLSFYCAVENGIVLTVMKPGPILPNLENLFDGLQSRLGDLLLTIGCDCFLRRLELEDSDNLEQIGCFLRDHRVMGFNTYGEQFNGMHINQTFTGVAIARGRAPGSH
- a CDS encoding MBL fold metallo-hydrolase, coding for MPALIQAFLDEASSTYTYVVYETDGSACAIVDSVLNYDPASGRTDTAQADKVIAFVREHHLQVQWLLETHAHADHLSAAPYLRRILGGKIAIGQCISKVQDVFKNLFNLEPEFRVDGSQFDHLFAPDEVFHIGSLKAQALHVPGHTPADMAYLIDDQLILVGDTLFMPDVGTARCDFPGGDARQLYASMRKLLAFPPQTRLYVCHDYPPEGRAAQCLTTVAEQRAGNIHVHDGVDEAAFVAMRTQRDAGLGMPTLLLPAIQVNVRAGNMPPAEGNGVVYLKIPLNQL
- a CDS encoding ArsR/SmtB family transcription factor encodes the protein MESTLSEGEVAQLRASASKACSLLKALANEDRLLILCQLTQGERNVGELETMTGVRQPTLSQQLGILRDEGLVSTRREGKYIFYGLASHEVIQVMKTLSGLYCGAVMKSWA
- a CDS encoding methyl-accepting chemotaxis protein, which gives rise to MRALKLNFRTTLCFGVVCLLLLIQGAMTLIKVDKVYSSTVDIETNWLPSIRLGGEIDAAFYKLRLDLRRFAMESDHQDPASLEKLKSIRAAALEVAERYAPLVSSPEEQAKYNQAMSGIKNYVQKTDEFLAQVSTLSPEQMSTYLRDVNGPIALEVQRSISELIELNARGSSQAVQVASGEYQAARLFTWLLMIGSVLVTLVVARLFTRSIIKPVRELLVSTGKIADGDLRVAIAVNGNDELTELQRSTASMQMNLKSTLQHISEASGQLASAAEEMSAITRESSAGIERQSMETDQAATAVNEMTAAVEEVARNAVSASQSTQDSQRSAKVGHERVTQTIASIEKLSATVQQTGIEVEGLAKQAQDIARVVEVIRSIAEQTNLLALNAAIEAARAGEQGRGFAVVADEVRALAHRTQTSTQEIEQMIAKIQTCSSDAVSSMALNRNEALDSLKIAHEAGLAITQITEAITDINDRNLLIATASEEQAHVARSVDQNLISIRDLSIQSSSAAGQTSIASQELSRLAVDLKQIVSKFAVA